In Anabaena sphaerica FACHB-251, a genomic segment contains:
- a CDS encoding SMI1/KNR4 family protein produces MLICNLPEPLQLIFSENKPSPCSDLEIIQLERQKNISLPSTYKDFLKMMGHGAGKFLRGSDCFYQHLPQIQEWAKQLLLENDFPEALPKDAFVFFMHQGYQFSFFRLSEGDNPPTYSYCEGQEEPDFVKSHDQFSDFLKVEIELYLKSSMSRSS; encoded by the coding sequence ATGTTAATTTGCAATTTACCCGAACCACTTCAGCTTATTTTTAGTGAGAATAAGCCTTCTCCATGTTCAGATTTGGAAATAATTCAACTGGAACGACAAAAAAATATTAGTCTACCCAGCACCTACAAAGACTTTCTCAAGATGATGGGGCATGGGGCAGGTAAGTTTTTGCGTGGTTCAGATTGCTTTTACCAGCATTTACCGCAAATTCAAGAATGGGCTAAACAACTTTTGTTAGAAAATGATTTTCCTGAAGCTTTGCCAAAGGATGCTTTTGTATTTTTTATGCACCAGGGTTATCAGTTTAGCTTTTTCAGGCTTTCAGAAGGTGATAACCCACCAACTTATTCATATTGCGAAGGGCAGGAAGAGCCTGATTTTGTTAAAAGTCATGATCAGTTTAGTGACTTTCTAAAAGTGGAAATTGAGCTTTATTTAAAGTCTTCGATGTCTCGATCGAGTTAG